A single genomic interval of Oleomonas cavernae harbors:
- a CDS encoding putative nucleotide-diphospho-sugar transferase, protein MRLFKRPLILTDIDIVFRDDPARYVPRWIEAGDVGVRFFDAVRARWSVSRKRLLYRYPKFEPWRMLNAGCVYLKANTQAKSFLDVLANHTSEAMARFADNRGSNWWIDQNILYAVFVATMRQGSAKVFSLENTGIPFGGYVPVEGDLGRSAGTHPALALLQA, encoded by the coding sequence ATGCGGCTGTTCAAGCGGCCCTTGATACTGACCGATATCGACATCGTCTTTCGCGACGATCCGGCGCGATACGTGCCGCGCTGGATCGAGGCCGGTGATGTGGGCGTCCGATTCTTCGACGCGGTGCGGGCGCGCTGGTCGGTCTCCCGCAAGCGCCTCCTGTACCGGTATCCCAAGTTCGAGCCTTGGCGCATGCTCAACGCCGGCTGCGTTTACCTGAAGGCGAACACGCAGGCCAAATCGTTTCTCGATGTGCTGGCCAACCATACCTCGGAAGCCATGGCACGCTTTGCCGACAATCGCGGTTCGAACTGGTGGATCGACCAGAACATTCTCTATGCGGTCTTCGTTGCGACCATGCGGCAGGGGTCGGCCAAGGTATTCAGCCTGGAAAACACCGGCATCCCCTTCGGCGGCTACGTCCCGGTCGAGGGAGATCTGGGCCGGTCGGCCGGCACCCATCCGGCATTGGCCTTGCTGCAGGCTTGA